A part of Salvelinus alpinus chromosome 5, SLU_Salpinus.1, whole genome shotgun sequence genomic DNA contains:
- the LOC139575558 gene encoding uncharacterized protein — MDLGMLLLLVLSSAVCHITDSTYYGGTMRCTVPGYMPPDSKWTGEVQFHYRENGRDRCEQQLSWECTSGYCNGSANRQGPVVQTTDKDQSGQNLWCQSEGHFTRNFTRDQKTQSYTLSDSGCCWGSNVNGKTNWTIHTEVDLGLRVSPGPPTQNTPPVTATVPTLRVPQNCFSTLPLLAYDPDGDDVRCHFPVNVTHPNITLDRVQCTLHATGLLAVGLHVFEMLLQDHPTVDVNMTGYKSNYTRKALNESYVNNPTPTPFSRVPLQFAVEIQPALSNCLPGYIRPKFWTPTPSHGDVHHAAVGHLYQLEARVKTAHANIFDFQVSGPSNMTKKIQDEGFGVTRLFLGWIPQERHLKQNIPICFTAETNVSQSEMRCVVVVVVKALTLTGEANVSCTANRISIAVSKAYLPEVDMKWLRLADSSCSLTSNQTHIMGTMSLNTCGTKMEDAGDFMVFKNEINSFDAANATITRRNRINIGFSCRYLKTVSITNYYQIHSSDYLFTESNFGSFGYTFEVFKDSKFSQKVDPSAYPVKVKLMDRVYMGIQAQSDLPKVQLLVESCKATPDDSASSSLFYDLIKDGCLKDETVKVYPGNLTQFYFEVQAFKFTGSYDQVYLTCTVILCEVGNPNSRCGQGCLNKASRRRRRDLPNGETDRHYITQGPFRVVREAQTSADQKTGADEKTRAAPVVDVEATHFLRSDMGTVVFAGLFIITLMLLAVVVVYFLKKSRAEEHKALIAYD; from the exons ATGGACCTTGGTATGCTGCTCCTGCTGGTACTCAGCAGTGCCGTCTGCCACATCACGGATTCGACGTATTATGGTGGGACTATGCGCTGTACAGTACCGGGATACATGCCCCCAGACTCGAAATGGACAGGGGAG GTACAATTTCATTATCGTGAGAATGGCCGGGACAGGTGTGAACAGCAGTTATCCTGGGAGTGCACCAGCGGCTACTGTAATGGCAGTGCCAACCGACAAGGACCTGTCGTGCAAACCACCGACAAGGACCAGTCCGGCCAAAACCTCTGGTGCCAGTCAGAGGGACACTTCACTAGAAACTTCACTAGAGACCAAAAAACCCAATCCTACACCCTGAG TGACTCAGGTTGCTGTTGGGGCTCCAATGTCAATGGAAAGACCAACTGGACGATACATACCGAGGTGGATTTGGGGTTACGGGTCAGCCCGGGGCCtccaacccaaaacacacctcctgtCACGGCAACTGTCCCAACCCTGCG AGTTCCTCAGAACTGCTtttccactcttcctctcttGGCCTATGACCCGGATGGAGATGACGTGAGGTGCCACTTCCCTGTGAACGTCACACACCCCAACATTACACTTGACAGG GTCCAGTGCACTCTGCATGCCACGGGCCTGTTGGCTGTAGGTTTGCATGTATTTGAGATGCTGCTGCAGGACCACCCCACTGTAGACGTCAACATGACGGGATATAAATCTAATTATACCAGAAAGGCCCTGAACGAGTCCTATGTTAATAACCCGACTCCCACCCCGTTCAGTCGTGTGCCCTTGCAGTTTGCCGTGGAGA TCCAGCCAGCTCTATCCAACTGTCTCCCTGGCTACATACGGCCAAAGTTCTGGACTCCGACACCTTCACATGGGGATGTCCATCATGCCGCTGTGGGTCACCTGTACCAGCTCGAAGCCCGAGTAAAAACAGCCCATGCCAA CATATTTGACTTCCAGGTCAGCGGCCCTTCCAACATGACCAAGAAGATCCAGGATGAGGGCTTTGGTGTCACGAGGCTCTTCCTGGGCTGGATCCCGCAGGAAAGACACCTGAAACAAAACATTCCCATCTGCTTCACTGCCGAGACAAACGTGAG CCAATCAGAGATGAGatgtgtggttgtggtggtggtcaAAGCCCTCACACTTACAG GTGAGGCGAATGTTTCGTGCACAGCGAATAGGATCAGCATCGCCGTGAGCAAGGCCTATCTGCCTGAGGTGGACATGAAGTGGCTGCGGCTAGCCGACTCATCCTGCTCCCTAACCTCCAACCAAACACACATCATGGGTACCATGTCACTCAACACCTGTGGCACAAAGATGGAG GATGCAGGTGATTTCATGGTGTTCAAAAACGAAATAAACTCTTTCGACGCAGCCAACGCCACCATCACACGACGTAACCGGATCAACATCGGCTTCTCCTGCCGGTACCTCAAAACTGTCAGCATTACCAACTATTACCAGATCCACAGCTCCGACTACCTGTTCACAGAGTCCAACTTTGGTAGCTTCGGCTACACCTTTGAGGTCTTCAAGGACAGTAAGTTCAGCCAGAAGGTGGATCCCAGTGCTTACCCAGTGAAGGTGAAGCTAATGGACAGAGTGTACATGGGCATCCAGGCCCAGTCCGATCTGCCCAAGGTACAGCTGTTGGTGGAGTCTTGCAAAGCCACTCCGGATGACAGCGCCAGCAGCAGTCTCTTCTACGACCTCATCAAAGACGG GTGTCTAAAGGACGAGACGGTCAAGGTTTACCCCGGGAACCTAACCCAATTCTACTTTGAGGTCCAGGCCTTCAAATTCACTGGGAGCTACGACCAG GTGTACCTCACCTGTACCGTCATCCTGTGTGAGGTGGGAAACCCCAACTCTAGGTGTGGCCAGGGCTGCCTGAACAAAGCCTCGCGGAGGCGCAGGCGAGATCTCCCcaacggagagacagacaggcactaCATAACCCAGGGTCCTTTCCGTGTGGTCAGAGAGGCCCAGACCAGTGCAGACCAGAAGACAGGTGCAGATGAAAAGACCCGTGCAG CTCCTGTTGTAGATGTGGAAGCTACACATTTTCTCAGATCGGACATGGGAACCGTAGTCTTCGCCGGGCTGTTCATCATCACCTTGATGCTGCTGGCTGTGGTCGTGGTCTATTTTTTGAAGAAGAGCAGAGCTGAAGAACACAAGGCTCTCATTGCATATGATTAG